In one Candidatus Poribacteria bacterium genomic region, the following are encoded:
- the ilvC gene encoding ketol-acid reductoisomerase has translation MATIYYDSDANFDLLKERTVAVVGYGAQGRAQSLNLKDSGANVVVGLYEGSRSKARAEAEGLTVKTVEEAAAMADIVQVLIPDERHAAVYRDQIAPNMQAGNMLLVSHGFSVHFGQIVPASDIDVAMIAPKGPGSLVREVFEGGGGVPCLIAIHQDTTGLARDVALAYARGIGGTRAGVIETTFREETETDLFGEQAVLCGGTAALIKAAFDTLVEAGYQPEMAYFECLHELKLIVDLIYTGGLSKMRNDVSNTAEYGDLTRGPQLIDDDVRDKMRQILKDVQGGVFAREWVLENEANQPVLGALRRQEEELQIEEVGKNLRSMMSWLDE, from the coding sequence ATGGCAACAATTTATTACGATAGTGATGCCAATTTTGATTTACTAAAAGAGCGCACTGTTGCTGTCGTCGGCTACGGCGCACAAGGGCGCGCACAATCCCTAAACCTCAAAGACAGCGGTGCAAACGTTGTTGTCGGACTATACGAAGGCAGCCGTTCAAAAGCACGCGCCGAAGCGGAAGGGTTAACCGTCAAAACCGTTGAGGAAGCCGCAGCAATGGCTGACATCGTTCAAGTTCTCATTCCAGATGAACGCCACGCTGCCGTCTACCGCGACCAGATCGCTCCCAATATGCAGGCAGGAAATATGCTGCTCGTTTCACACGGGTTCAGTGTCCACTTTGGACAGATTGTTCCGGCGAGTGATATCGATGTCGCAATGATAGCCCCCAAGGGTCCCGGTTCTCTTGTCCGTGAGGTTTTTGAAGGCGGTGGTGGTGTCCCGTGCCTCATCGCTATCCATCAAGACACAACAGGACTTGCGCGCGATGTTGCACTCGCTTATGCAAGAGGCATCGGCGGCACACGAGCAGGTGTCATTGAAACGACGTTCCGTGAAGAAACCGAAACCGATCTCTTCGGTGAGCAAGCCGTCCTCTGTGGTGGAACCGCTGCACTCATCAAAGCGGCTTTTGATACACTCGTTGAAGCTGGCTACCAACCGGAAATGGCTTATTTTGAGTGTCTCCATGAACTCAAGTTAATCGTAGATCTCATCTACACCGGCGGATTGAGCAAAATGCGCAATGATGTCAGTAACACCGCCGAATACGGAGACCTCACACGCGGTCCACAACTTATTGACGACGACGTTCGAGACAAGATGCGCCAAATTTTGAAGGACGTTCAGGGGGGTGTCTTCGCACGCGAGTGGGTCTTGGAGAACGAGGCGAACCAACCCGTACTCGGCGCGCTCCGTCGACAGGAAGAAGAATTACAAATTGAGGAAGTCGGCAAAAATTTGCGGAGTATGATGAGCTGGCTTGACGAATAG
- a CDS encoding DNA methyltransferase, translated as MAQKYKSIYFPEHPGETPQKKSLTLAFGKETDEIYECVKGLSSAELRELLGGDYQVLVANAKADNLPLNTYCLHQLEESINLIQEPAFQLQLPGINAKTELFDPVSVTFKGGRKEPFARWYPYLEGYSTQFVESILERYAPDAQTILDPFAGTGTTAFAASELNKTAYFCEVNPVLQFISLTKIRVRRLKSSQRSTLAQALAQAKVSLKELEKYPLNHTLHQAYIRTFGDSLFFHDLVYDQVLQIRSWIDEISLENPILAALVTVAALSALVPSSRMKRSGDLRYKTIKELERQMVPFVEGICQNIDQMIQDIRNDVDGLRNEPLLICENARSLDSISPLGIDTVITSPPYVNGTNYFRNTKIELWFLGCLKEKKDLTRFREASLTAGINDVTVSKTPPASHPDVQKIVSKLEKNAYDSRIPRMIACYFGEITKVFRAIRPHLTSDATVAIDIGDSCYAGTHVPVDKLLSACLQELDFVQQDSVTLRKRKSRGGMLLKQSLLVFRHTLKQRRYKSNQRVGTWHTEWGTFKQNLPHQKTPFIKRNWGHVRHSLCSYPGKLKPAIAHHLVQTFVPEDGRVLDPFAGAGTIPFEATLAGKHAYGFEISPAAFAIASAKVQAPTEQDCTTVIETVEDFIGCHSTTDAEITEAKRFGFNGKVTEYYESQTLAEVLLARRYFQIHPPETPEEWFVFASLLHILHGNRPYALSRRSHPLTPYKPTGPYEYRSLINQLRAKVQRGLAEDLPTNFRQGKILFQDATNWWPREVEQLDAVITSPPFFDSTRFYSANWLRLWFSGWSADNFKTGPSVFVDEKQKSSFDVYIPILRQAKERLKSNGVVVLHLGKSAKCNMAAHLRELGKRWFRSIDLFDESVAHCESHGIRDKGTVTSHQYLVLY; from the coding sequence ATGGCTCAAAAATACAAATCTATCTACTTTCCCGAGCATCCAGGGGAAACACCTCAGAAAAAATCTCTAACTTTGGCATTCGGCAAGGAAACAGATGAAATCTATGAATGTGTTAAAGGACTTTCAAGTGCTGAACTCCGTGAACTATTAGGTGGTGACTATCAGGTTCTTGTAGCGAATGCTAAAGCCGATAACTTACCTCTGAATACTTACTGTCTTCACCAATTAGAGGAATCCATAAATCTCATTCAAGAGCCTGCCTTTCAACTTCAACTACCGGGCATCAATGCCAAAACGGAATTATTCGATCCAGTGAGTGTAACTTTTAAGGGTGGACGAAAAGAGCCTTTCGCTCGATGGTACCCGTATTTAGAAGGTTATTCCACTCAATTCGTGGAATCTATCTTGGAAAGGTACGCTCCGGATGCCCAAACCATCCTTGATCCATTCGCTGGAACAGGAACAACTGCCTTCGCTGCGTCAGAACTCAACAAAACTGCCTATTTCTGCGAAGTAAATCCGGTTTTGCAGTTTATAAGTTTGACTAAAATACGAGTCAGGCGATTAAAATCGTCTCAACGTTCCACACTGGCTCAGGCACTGGCACAAGCCAAAGTTTCACTAAAAGAACTTGAAAAATATCCACTAAATCATACGCTCCACCAAGCCTACATACGAACTTTTGGTGATAGTTTATTTTTTCACGATCTCGTTTACGACCAAGTTTTACAGATCCGTTCGTGGATTGATGAAATCTCTCTTGAAAACCCGATCTTAGCCGCCCTCGTCACAGTTGCGGCCCTGTCAGCACTTGTCCCCTCATCTCGAATGAAACGATCTGGCGATTTGAGATACAAAACAATCAAGGAACTTGAAAGGCAAATGGTCCCATTCGTTGAAGGGATTTGTCAAAATATTGATCAGATGATTCAGGACATCCGAAACGATGTGGACGGATTGAGAAATGAGCCGTTGCTAATATGCGAAAATGCCCGTTCGTTAGATAGTATCTCACCTTTAGGTATTGATACCGTAATAACAAGCCCGCCCTATGTGAATGGAACAAACTATTTTCGCAACACAAAGATAGAATTATGGTTTTTAGGGTGTTTAAAAGAGAAGAAAGATTTGACGAGATTTCGCGAGGCTTCTTTAACGGCGGGTATCAACGATGTGACCGTTTCTAAAACGCCTCCGGCATCTCATCCAGATGTTCAAAAGATTGTTTCTAAACTGGAAAAAAATGCCTATGATTCCCGTATTCCACGCATGATTGCCTGTTATTTTGGCGAAATAACAAAAGTATTCCGAGCAATTCGCCCTCACTTGACTTCTGATGCGACTGTTGCAATCGACATTGGGGACTCTTGCTATGCGGGCACTCATGTTCCAGTAGATAAGTTGTTGTCGGCATGTTTGCAAGAGCTGGATTTTGTCCAACAAGATTCCGTGACGTTACGAAAACGCAAATCTAGAGGCGGAATGTTGCTCAAACAATCACTACTTGTTTTTAGGCACACTTTGAAACAAAGAAGATATAAATCTAACCAACGAGTTGGGACATGGCATACTGAATGGGGTACCTTCAAGCAAAACCTACCTCACCAGAAAACCCCCTTTATAAAACGGAACTGGGGACATGTGCGGCATTCGTTATGCTCTTACCCCGGTAAACTTAAACCGGCTATTGCCCACCATTTGGTACAAACATTTGTTCCAGAAGATGGACGAGTTTTAGATCCATTCGCGGGTGCTGGTACAATTCCATTCGAGGCAACACTGGCTGGCAAACACGCCTACGGTTTTGAGATAAGCCCTGCCGCTTTTGCGATCGCCAGTGCAAAGGTTCAAGCACCTACAGAACAAGATTGTACAACGGTTATTGAAACAGTGGAAGATTTCATCGGCTGCCATTCAACTACAGACGCAGAAATCACTGAAGCGAAACGTTTCGGGTTCAATGGGAAAGTAACGGAATACTATGAGTCCCAAACTTTGGCGGAAGTTCTCTTGGCACGACGCTATTTTCAAATTCATCCACCAGAAACACCTGAGGAATGGTTTGTATTTGCCTCGTTGCTCCATATTTTGCACGGTAATCGTCCGTATGCCCTTAGCCGCCGCTCTCATCCACTTACGCCTTATAAACCCACTGGACCTTATGAATATCGTTCCCTAATCAATCAACTACGGGCAAAAGTTCAGCGAGGGTTGGCTGAAGATTTGCCTACGAATTTTCGGCAGGGAAAGATACTTTTCCAAGATGCAACGAATTGGTGGCCTAGAGAAGTAGAGCAATTAGATGCCGTTATTACGTCCCCGCCGTTCTTCGATAGCACCCGATTCTATTCCGCGAATTGGTTAAGATTATGGTTCTCTGGCTGGTCCGCTGATAATTTCAAAACAGGACCATCAGTTTTTGTTGATGAGAAACAGAAAAGTAGTTTTGATGTATATATTCCGATTCTTCGCCAAGCGAAAGAACGTCTTAAATCTAATGGTGTGGTTGTCTTGCATCTGGGCAAAAGTGCTAAGTGCAATATGGCGGCTCATTTACGAGAACTTGGTAAGAGGTGGTTTCGGTCAATAGACCTTTTTGACGAAAGCGTTGCCCATTGTGAATCTCACGGTATTCGCGACAAAGGAACAGTTACATCTCATCAGTATCTTGTTCTGTATTAA
- a CDS encoding VCBS repeat-containing protein yields the protein MKFKGYLLDDTVRSVYGLAVADINGDGQLDIIAGSTGEPIIAWYEAPDWKRHLVTNQGSGHITIAPYDLTGNGTPDLIVGSGFNRGVNAAEGYLQWLEVPAEDGQNWKSHRIADIPFIHRVALANLSGNTSAASPFLIVASIRGEDGKPGEWHSPGSVWCYELPDTPRDISSWKSHLLDDSLHINHGLSINDVDQDGRDDVLISCSEGLIWYEPPASPMTEKWGKWIVSDRECSDTFAADIDGDGVNEILAIEPWHGNNLVWYKATGDLRTDPWQRYLIDDTLNRGHSLAAVDVDDDGVLEIISGYNGEGTSLHLYRPENLEQNRWSKETIDDGGIGIGQMHVLDMNGNGRLDIVASGLSTGNVKWYENQF from the coding sequence ATGAAGTTCAAGGGGTATCTACTTGACGACACCGTCAGAAGCGTTTACGGATTAGCAGTCGCTGATATAAACGGCGACGGTCAGCTCGACATCATCGCCGGTTCCACCGGTGAACCCATTATCGCTTGGTACGAAGCACCCGACTGGAAAAGACATCTCGTAACCAATCAGGGCAGCGGTCACATTACTATCGCGCCTTATGACTTGACTGGCAACGGCACTCCTGATCTCATCGTTGGCAGCGGTTTTAACCGTGGCGTAAACGCTGCCGAGGGGTACCTCCAGTGGCTTGAGGTGCCGGCAGAAGATGGGCAAAATTGGAAAAGCCACCGCATTGCGGATATCCCCTTCATTCACCGCGTCGCCCTCGCGAATCTTTCTGGAAACACTTCAGCAGCGTCTCCTTTTCTCATTGTCGCTTCCATCCGCGGTGAGGACGGCAAACCCGGTGAATGGCACAGTCCCGGCTCTGTATGGTGCTATGAATTGCCAGATACCCCACGAGACATATCCTCTTGGAAATCCCACCTTCTTGACGATTCCCTCCACATCAATCACGGCTTAAGTATTAACGACGTTGATCAGGACGGACGCGATGATGTACTAATTAGCTGCTCTGAGGGGCTAATTTGGTATGAACCTCCGGCATCGCCTATGACGGAAAAGTGGGGCAAATGGATCGTCAGTGACCGTGAGTGCAGCGATACATTTGCCGCTGATATTGACGGCGATGGTGTTAACGAAATTTTAGCAATTGAACCGTGGCACGGAAACAATCTCGTCTGGTATAAAGCCACTGGAGATCTAAGAACCGATCCGTGGCAGCGGTATCTCATCGACGATACACTTAACCGAGGGCATTCGCTCGCTGCTGTTGACGTTGATGATGACGGTGTACTTGAGATTATCTCTGGTTATAACGGTGAAGGCACAAGTTTACATCTCTACCGTCCAGAGAATCTGGAACAGAACCGATGGAGTAAAGAGACAATTGACGATGGTGGTATAGGTATCGGTCAGATGCACGTCTTGGACATGAACGGAAACGGTAGGTTAGACATCGTCGCCAGCGGTCTCAGCACGGGGAATGTCAAGTGGTATGAGAACCAATTTTAA
- a CDS encoding superoxide dismutase: MAHTLPALPYAHDALEPHIDARTMEIHHGKHHQGYVNNLNAALEGLGAVADMDVNELLANLDQVPEDKRQAVINNGGGHANHSLFWSTMSPNGGEPGGEIVAAITSTFGSLEAAKEQFVTAATTRFGSGWAWLVLGDNGLEIYSTANQDSPIMQGHVPLLGLDVWEHAYYLKYQNLRPDYVEAWGNVINWTRVNELYVANA, encoded by the coding sequence ATGGCACACACATTACCAGCGCTCCCTTATGCTCACGATGCTTTGGAGCCTCACATTGACGCACGAACCATGGAAATCCATCACGGTAAACACCATCAAGGTTACGTTAACAACCTCAACGCTGCCTTAGAAGGACTCGGGGCTGTCGCCGATATGGATGTTAACGAATTGCTCGCCAATCTTGATCAGGTGCCTGAGGATAAACGCCAAGCTGTCATCAACAATGGCGGTGGGCACGCCAATCATTCGCTCTTTTGGTCTACTATGAGCCCCAACGGTGGCGAACCCGGTGGAGAAATCGTAGCAGCTATCACCTCAACCTTCGGCTCGCTTGAAGCTGCAAAAGAGCAGTTTGTCACAGCTGCGACCACACGTTTCGGTTCGGGTTGGGCATGGCTCGTCCTTGGGGATAACGGCTTGGAGATCTACTCCACTGCGAATCAGGACAGTCCGATCATGCAAGGGCACGTTCCCCTGCTCGGTCTCGATGTCTGGGAACATGCATACTATCTAAAGTATCAAAACCTACGTCCAGACTACGTTGAAGCATGGGGAAACGTCATCAATTGGACGCGAGTCAATGAACTCTATGTAGCAAACGCCTAA
- the ilvB gene encoding biosynthetic-type acetolactate synthase large subunit: protein MELSGAQILIEGLKREGVEYIFGVNGGAAMPIFDALYSEPDIKLIPMRHEQGASHAADGYARVTGDVGVALATSGPGATNLVTGIATAYMDSIPMVAITGQVFTHYIGSDAFQECDVIGVTRPICKHSYLIKSNDEIADVVAEAFHIAKTGKPGPVIIDIAKDAQIHKTLFQYPESVDIRGYKPQVHGEPAQIAKAAELIKEAKRPMLYAGGGVVLANASEELRQLTLNTQIPITVTLMGLGAFPETHPLAMEMPGMHGSCCANYAFTDADLVVAIGARFDDRVTGDLSKFAPNAKKIHIDIDASCIGKNVPVDVPIVGDAKNVLTELNKLVGPTDIDPWRAQIQEWKQKYPFEYEQKGDKVMPQYVIEQIYKHYSDAIVVADVGQHQMWAAQYFKFTEPRQWLNSGGLGTMGFSLPAAIGAQLGCPDKTVVNINGDGSYIMTIQELVPAITMKLPLKVFIINNMYLGMVRQWQELFHGKRYSAVDYHDNPDFALLAEAFGATGIRVEHPEDVEPALQKAKGINDGPVVIDFIVDEEENVFPMVPAGAGLGDVIRGLS from the coding sequence ATGGAACTTTCAGGAGCGCAGATCCTCATTGAGGGTCTCAAACGGGAAGGTGTCGAATATATCTTCGGTGTGAATGGTGGCGCAGCGATGCCGATTTTCGATGCCTTATACAGCGAGCCAGACATCAAATTAATTCCGATGCGGCATGAGCAAGGAGCTTCCCACGCTGCTGACGGGTATGCCCGCGTCACCGGAGATGTCGGTGTTGCGCTCGCCACCTCTGGTCCCGGAGCAACCAATCTTGTTACCGGTATCGCTACTGCCTATATGGATTCAATTCCGATGGTCGCAATTACTGGACAGGTTTTCACACACTATATCGGCAGCGATGCCTTCCAAGAGTGCGATGTTATTGGCGTAACCCGACCGATCTGTAAACACAGTTACCTCATCAAAAGTAACGACGAGATCGCAGATGTTGTTGCCGAAGCGTTTCACATCGCCAAGACCGGGAAACCCGGGCCAGTTATCATTGACATCGCCAAAGATGCACAGATACATAAAACACTGTTTCAGTACCCAGAATCGGTTGACATCCGCGGCTACAAGCCACAAGTACACGGCGAGCCAGCGCAAATTGCGAAAGCGGCGGAACTGATTAAGGAAGCCAAGCGTCCGATGCTTTATGCCGGTGGCGGTGTCGTGCTTGCCAACGCCAGTGAGGAATTGCGGCAGCTTACTCTTAATACACAAATTCCGATTACTGTTACTCTAATGGGGCTTGGTGCGTTTCCTGAAACCCATCCATTGGCGATGGAGATGCCCGGAATGCACGGCTCTTGTTGTGCGAATTACGCCTTCACCGATGCTGACCTTGTTGTCGCTATCGGCGCGAGGTTTGATGACCGCGTTACCGGCGATCTCAGTAAATTTGCGCCCAACGCCAAGAAAATCCACATTGATATTGATGCGTCGTGTATCGGGAAAAATGTGCCCGTAGATGTTCCTATCGTCGGTGACGCCAAGAACGTTCTAACCGAACTGAATAAGTTAGTCGGTCCGACAGATATTGACCCATGGCGCGCCCAAATCCAAGAATGGAAGCAGAAATATCCATTTGAATACGAGCAAAAGGGTGATAAGGTGATGCCGCAATACGTCATTGAACAGATTTATAAACATTACAGTGATGCAATTGTCGTCGCTGATGTTGGGCAACACCAGATGTGGGCAGCGCAATACTTTAAATTCACTGAACCTCGACAGTGGCTCAATTCCGGCGGACTCGGCACTATGGGCTTTAGCCTCCCAGCCGCTATCGGTGCACAGCTTGGATGTCCAGACAAAACCGTCGTCAATATCAACGGTGACGGGTCTTATATCATGACAATCCAAGAGTTGGTGCCAGCGATTACGATGAAACTTCCACTTAAGGTCTTTATCATCAACAATATGTATCTGGGGATGGTGCGTCAGTGGCAGGAACTGTTCCACGGTAAACGCTACTCCGCTGTCGATTATCATGATAATCCTGATTTTGCCCTGCTCGCAGAGGCGTTCGGTGCTACCGGAATTCGCGTCGAACACCCGGAGGATGTCGAACCGGCATTACAGAAAGCAAAAGGAATCAATGATGGTCCTGTTGTCATTGACTTCATCGTTGATGAAGAGGAGAACGTCTTCCCGATGGTGCCAGCAGGGGCGGGTCTTGGAGATGTTATTCGCGGGTTATCGTAA
- the ilvN gene encoding acetolactate synthase small subunit, translated as MNSEKRHIFSVLVENRFGVLARVAGLFSGRGFNIDSLNVAETHDKGISHITLVTHGDAQIIDQIYQHLNRLIDVIEVTDLSTGTHVERELVLIKVAIDDPQKRTEVLQVAEVFRGRVIDMKPASLVLEITGDEGKLKAAIDIFNTYGILELSRTGKVAMLRGKEN; from the coding sequence ATGAACTCAGAAAAACGACACATTTTTTCCGTTTTGGTCGAAAACCGATTTGGGGTTCTCGCGCGCGTCGCAGGGCTTTTCAGCGGACGCGGCTTTAATATTGACAGCCTCAACGTCGCCGAAACACATGACAAGGGTATTTCACACATAACCCTTGTTACGCATGGAGATGCCCAAATTATCGATCAGATTTACCAGCACTTAAACAGGCTCATTGACGTTATTGAGGTAACCGACCTCTCCACCGGAACGCATGTTGAACGAGAGCTTGTTCTTATCAAGGTTGCCATTGATGACCCGCAAAAACGCACGGAGGTTCTGCAAGTCGCAGAAGTCTTTCGAGGGCGCGTCATCGATATGAAACCTGCCTCACTTGTCCTTGAAATTACAGGTGATGAGGGTAAATTGAAGGCAGCAATTGATATTTTCAATACTTATGGTATCCTTGAATTATCGCGTACCGGCAAGGTAGCGATGCTACGTGGAAAGGAAAACTAA
- a CDS encoding GNAT family N-acetyltransferase, with translation MDTGTFFIRECRPEEAEALLALWEAAGTSPSVTDTITDIRGAIESSASVLVAEADCCIVGSLIATFDGWRGNMYRIAVHPDYRRRGIGRALVREGERCLAERGVKRITALVEEKYPWATAFWSSVGYEIEPGIVRFFRNP, from the coding sequence ATGGATACGGGTACTTTCTTCATCCGGGAATGCCGCCCAGAAGAAGCAGAGGCACTCCTCGCATTGTGGGAGGCTGCTGGGACGTCTCCAAGTGTCACGGATACAATTACAGACATCCGAGGGGCGATAGAAAGTTCAGCATCGGTATTGGTCGCTGAAGCGGATTGCTGCATCGTCGGTTCCCTCATTGCAACTTTCGACGGGTGGCGCGGCAACATGTATCGGATAGCCGTCCATCCTGACTACCGACGACGGGGTATTGGACGCGCCTTGGTTAGGGAAGGTGAGAGATGTTTGGCAGAACGTGGCGTTAAACGTATCACCGCACTCGTGGAGGAAAAATATCCGTGGGCTACTGCCTTCTGGTCATCGGTCGGCTATGAGATAGAGCCTGGGATAGTCCGATTTTTTCGCAATCCCTAA